A window of Pedobacter lusitanus contains these coding sequences:
- a CDS encoding polysaccharide deacetylase family protein yields the protein MEVYLTFDDGIQSGTEEVLKVLKANTVNATFFLTGLFTGYEFKRDWKKSAQVLKDIYLYHAIGNHSFSHANEYYTSYYKDGLLINNEGKRRTVTEDFLLNKHQLNNYLASICTPTTINHDFLLAANQQTQLARLPGRNVWRCGIKSSHTTNCNRPICSTDESDTKQGADELFNTGYQIFGWHKEWHMQFDFSSETRRYQQQRIATGQMDYSSSLHTNPDWDMYSPEHNEKDRLTEDFLTVADKILEMKNEGKVILLMHDRAFRKSPDNKFKNEAQKLSKLIHQLKAHKVTFKTLDHYYKTKQTVSIL from the coding sequence ATGGAAGTCTATTTAACTTTTGATGATGGAATTCAATCTGGTACCGAAGAAGTATTAAAAGTATTAAAAGCTAATACTGTTAATGCTACGTTTTTTCTGACAGGATTATTTACCGGTTATGAATTTAAAAGAGACTGGAAAAAATCAGCACAGGTATTAAAAGATATTTATCTGTATCATGCTATTGGAAATCACAGCTTTTCACATGCAAATGAATATTACACAAGCTATTATAAAGACGGCCTGCTCATCAATAATGAAGGAAAAAGGAGAACAGTAACTGAAGATTTTCTGCTTAACAAGCATCAGTTAAATAATTACCTGGCGAGCATCTGCACACCTACTACGATAAACCACGATTTTTTGCTCGCCGCTAACCAGCAAACACAACTTGCGCGGCTTCCAGGCCGGAATGTCTGGCGTTGCGGTATAAAATCATCACACACAACTAACTGCAACAGACCAATCTGCAGTACAGACGAGTCCGATACCAAACAAGGTGCAGACGAGCTATTTAATACTGGATATCAGATATTTGGATGGCACAAAGAATGGCATATGCAGTTTGATTTCTCATCAGAGACCCGTCGCTATCAGCAACAGAGAATAGCTACCGGACAAATGGATTATTCCTCGTCCCTCCATACCAATCCGGATTGGGATATGTATTCGCCTGAGCATAATGAGAAAGACAGGTTAACTGAGGATTTTTTAACAGTAGCAGATAAAATTCTGGAAATGAAAAATGAAGGAAAAGTGATTTTGCTCATGCATGACAGGGCTTTCAGAAAGAGTCCGGATAATAAATTTAAAAATGAGGCACAAAAACTTTCAAAATTAATCCATCAGCTAAAAGCACATAAAGTAACGTTTAAAACGCTGGACCACTATTACAAAACAAAACAAACAGTTAGTATACTTTGA
- a CDS encoding ABC transporter ATP-binding protein has protein sequence MKILLFYLRAYRWTVVLVLVLATICQVFSLLDPVITGKIVDELMEKRAILERGEFIKRVFGFIALAVGAAMVSRIAKNLQDYFTSIIVQKTGSQMYSDGLKHSLAMPYQVFEDLRSGETLAILQKVRIDTEKFITSFISIAFEAFVGIVFVVIYSRNISLKVTLVYLTALPFIAIVSWLVSGRIKKIHKRIVHEITALAGSTIESLRNIELIKGLGLANQEIDRLNKANSKILDLELRKVKYIRGTSFIQGTIVNLVRSIMVVFLLILIFDNEISPGKYFTFLLFSFTLFNPLTGFGNVVLSWRETQVSIEAFGKILSVPLEAGPVMATHISRIEKLEFDNITFRHSSSQSNALSHISFSVGAGKTIAFVGPSGSGKTTLIKLLIGLYQPLEGEIRYNDIAGNQLNLDRLRENIGFVTQDIQLFAGTIRENLLFVRPDATDEECMNALQKSACQSLLFRAGMGLDTIIGEGGVKVSGGEKQRLSIARALLRKPNVLIFDEATSSLDSITEEEITRTIYEISSLKDHITILVAHRLSTVMHADCIFVLEKGLIVGAGKHLDLIGTNGLYQAMWRQQIGERDHVMAEAGKE, from the coding sequence ATGAAAATACTCTTGTTTTATCTCCGCGCGTATCGATGGACTGTTGTTCTTGTTTTGGTTCTTGCTACCATTTGTCAGGTTTTTTCTTTACTTGATCCTGTAATAACGGGTAAAATTGTTGATGAACTTATGGAAAAGCGAGCAATACTTGAAAGGGGGGAGTTCATAAAAAGAGTATTTGGTTTCATTGCGCTGGCTGTTGGGGCAGCAATGGTAAGCCGGATAGCTAAGAATCTTCAGGATTATTTTACAAGTATTATTGTTCAGAAAACCGGTTCACAGATGTATTCAGATGGCTTGAAACATTCACTTGCCATGCCTTATCAGGTATTTGAAGATCTGCGCAGCGGAGAAACTTTAGCTATACTTCAAAAAGTACGTATTGATACAGAAAAATTTATCACCTCATTTATAAGCATTGCTTTTGAAGCTTTTGTAGGGATTGTTTTTGTGGTTATTTATTCCAGAAATATTAGCCTTAAGGTGACGCTTGTCTATCTTACTGCTTTGCCTTTTATTGCTATTGTGAGCTGGCTGGTCAGTGGAAGGATAAAAAAAATTCATAAGCGTATTGTACATGAAATTACTGCCCTGGCTGGCTCAACAATAGAATCTTTGCGTAATATAGAACTGATAAAAGGATTGGGGCTTGCCAATCAGGAAATCGACAGGCTGAATAAGGCTAATTCGAAAATTTTAGACCTGGAATTACGTAAGGTGAAGTATATTCGTGGTACCAGTTTTATTCAGGGCACTATTGTCAATCTGGTTCGTAGCATAATGGTGGTCTTCCTGCTCATTCTTATTTTTGATAATGAGATTTCTCCGGGAAAATATTTTACATTTTTACTGTTCTCGTTTACACTTTTTAATCCTCTGACTGGTTTTGGAAATGTTGTGCTGAGCTGGCGTGAGACTCAGGTGTCTATTGAGGCCTTTGGTAAAATTTTAAGTGTTCCGCTGGAGGCGGGTCCCGTTATGGCAACTCATATTTCCCGTATTGAAAAGCTTGAATTTGATAATATTACTTTCAGGCATTCCAGTTCACAAAGTAACGCTTTAAGCCATATTTCGTTTTCAGTCGGAGCAGGTAAAACAATCGCATTTGTAGGGCCATCCGGTTCTGGAAAGACAACACTTATCAAATTATTGATAGGTTTATACCAACCTTTGGAAGGAGAGATAAGGTATAATGATATTGCCGGAAATCAATTGAATCTTGACCGGTTAAGAGAAAATATAGGATTTGTGACCCAGGATATTCAGTTATTTGCAGGTACTATACGTGAAAACCTGCTTTTTGTGAGACCAGATGCAACTGACGAAGAATGCATGAATGCGCTTCAGAAATCAGCATGTCAAAGTTTACTTTTCAGAGCAGGTATGGGACTGGACACTATAATTGGAGAAGGGGGAGTGAAAGTCTCTGGTGGTGAAAAACAACGCTTATCTATAGCCCGTGCTTTATTACGTAAACCTAATGTCCTTATTTTTGATGAAGCAACATCATCTCTGGACTCTATTACTGAAGAAGAAATTACCCGTACTATTTATGAAATTTCAAGCCTGAAAGATCATATTACTATTCTTGTTGCACATCGCTTAAGTACAGTGATGCATGCTGATTGTATATTCGTATTGGAGAAAGGTCTTATTGTTGGCGCGGGAAAACATCTTGATCTGATCGGAACCAATGGTTTGTATCAGGCAATGTGGCGTCAGCAAATTGGAGAAAGAGATCATGTGATGGCAGAAGCAGGGAAAGAATGA
- a CDS encoding biosynthetic peptidoglycan transglycosylase produces MIIDKRKILLIKELLLILFICRFFKKTNYINQIRKRCKHISEILGYSFQIGFLHLSWNGEFNAKGIVIAKAGLSLEIGGMEGLILFNKVLKRKPALGSLKISHMVFKIQKTPYDRKPEDDRKSSGANQKMGYKYYKTMYRLIDLLFLYFPKEMVIDDLVISIFYREKYYCCQCKQFLLKNGEYNISISDPLRGHLYKLEGALDQLTRKVTLNEIVYSEHFDGFLFTNREKRAKVKFRDIKMTFSFKDLKSIDFIVKIDNPIIYDQDNSVTQLSSFEVKIACKLTNEAFQIVSSSFAKLDDLKLSINMNHSFLDGILKLSLSVRDTGINALHNLPFFTFSKLAELKMTGMVSFELDFAMMTTNFWQHSFHLKINSERLSLVSSTPKWADLTQEFIPLINANKAGSERNLSADHFVALTTLPKLLIDTIVCSEDSHFYNHWGFDNIAFGYSVIQNIKAGKFIRGGSTITMQLARNLFLNHHKNIFRKLEEIWFSYLIENVFVISKDRILELYLNIIEFAPGIYGIRKAIDYYFSKNQDELTLQDCLILSYIIPRPKFFLAAFENSSEQLRRNLKKHIDDMVVRMQQQGYIDQETALNVNHVVSVRGMSFSLA; encoded by the coding sequence ATGATTATAGATAAACGGAAAATTCTTTTGATTAAAGAGCTCCTTTTGATACTGTTTATTTGTCGTTTTTTTAAAAAAACAAATTATATAAATCAGATCAGGAAAAGGTGTAAACATATTAGTGAAATTTTAGGTTATTCGTTTCAAATTGGATTTTTACATTTATCATGGAATGGGGAATTTAACGCTAAAGGAATTGTTATAGCAAAAGCAGGTTTGTCTTTGGAAATTGGAGGTATGGAGGGGCTTATTCTGTTTAATAAAGTGCTTAAGCGTAAACCTGCACTAGGCTCTCTAAAGATATCCCATATGGTCTTTAAAATTCAAAAAACTCCTTACGATAGAAAGCCAGAAGATGACAGAAAGAGCTCTGGTGCAAATCAGAAAATGGGATACAAATACTATAAAACCATGTACAGGCTAATAGATTTGTTATTCCTTTATTTTCCGAAAGAAATGGTTATTGATGATCTCGTTATTTCAATTTTTTACAGAGAAAAATACTATTGTTGTCAATGCAAACAGTTCCTGTTAAAAAATGGAGAATATAATATTTCAATCTCAGATCCTTTAAGGGGGCATTTATATAAGTTAGAGGGAGCTTTAGATCAGCTTACAAGAAAAGTAACGTTAAATGAAATTGTATATTCTGAACATTTCGATGGTTTTCTTTTTACAAATAGAGAAAAGAGAGCTAAAGTAAAGTTCAGAGATATAAAAATGACATTTTCATTTAAGGATTTGAAATCAATAGATTTCATTGTAAAGATTGATAATCCTATCATTTATGATCAGGATAATTCTGTTACACAACTATCATCATTTGAGGTGAAAATTGCTTGCAAGCTTACTAACGAGGCTTTTCAGATAGTATCTTCCTCTTTTGCTAAATTGGATGACCTTAAGTTGAGTATAAATATGAATCATTCTTTTCTGGACGGCATTCTGAAATTATCTCTTTCAGTCAGGGACACAGGAATTAATGCACTCCACAATCTTCCCTTTTTTACTTTCTCCAAATTGGCGGAACTAAAAATGACAGGAATGGTTTCTTTCGAACTTGATTTTGCCATGATGACTACCAATTTCTGGCAACATTCATTTCATTTAAAGATCAATTCAGAACGACTTTCATTAGTCTCGTCAACTCCAAAATGGGCAGATCTCACTCAAGAATTCATCCCGCTAATCAATGCAAATAAAGCAGGATCAGAGCGGAATCTGTCTGCTGATCATTTTGTTGCTTTAACAACTTTGCCTAAGCTGTTAATTGATACCATAGTGTGTTCTGAGGACAGCCACTTCTATAATCACTGGGGCTTTGATAATATTGCTTTTGGATATTCAGTTATCCAAAATATAAAAGCCGGAAAGTTTATCCGCGGTGGGAGCACAATAACCATGCAGCTCGCCAGGAATCTGTTTCTAAATCATCATAAAAATATATTTAGAAAATTAGAAGAAATATGGTTTTCATATCTGATTGAAAATGTTTTTGTTATTTCAAAAGATCGCATATTGGAATTGTATCTGAATATTATAGAATTTGCACCTGGTATATATGGAATAAGGAAGGCAATTGATTATTATTTTTCTAAAAATCAGGATGAACTTACCTTACAGGATTGCCTTATATTATCCTATATTATTCCAAGACCTAAATTTTTTCTTGCTGCATTTGAAAATTCCTCAGAACAACTTCGCAGGAATCTCAAAAAACATATAGATGATATGGTAGTCAGAATGCAGCAACAAGGGTATATTGATCAAGAAACAGCTCTTAATGTAAATCATGTTGTGTCGGTGAGAGGTATGTCTTTTTCTCTGGCATAA
- a CDS encoding VOC family protein has translation MIDHIAIAVNNLQESIKLYNEVLGFELVEKRTTQGEYSGMHSAVLNKNGTVIVLLESEGTNSQISQFIDAFGTGVQHVAISVSNIEDTLSKLDAHENAAEIDIIEGDGIRQVFLRRDIGSGVRLELIERNGGTFNDASINKMFRSFEEKKIC, from the coding sequence ATGATCGACCACATCGCTATTGCTGTTAATAACCTGCAAGAGTCTATAAAACTTTATAATGAGGTATTAGGATTCGAACTTGTCGAAAAAAGAACTACACAGGGTGAGTATTCCGGAATGCATTCTGCTGTTTTGAATAAAAACGGAACCGTAATTGTTTTACTGGAGAGCGAGGGAACAAATTCTCAGATAAGTCAGTTTATCGATGCTTTTGGAACTGGGGTACAACATGTGGCTATCAGTGTCAGTAATATTGAAGATACGCTTAGCAAGCTGGATGCACATGAGAATGCCGCAGAAATAGATATTATAGAAGGAGATGGGATAAGACAGGTCTTTCTTCGCAGAGATATTGGCTCTGGTGTACGGCTTGAACTGATTGAACGTAATGGAGGTACTTTTAATGATGCATCTATCAATAAAATGTTCAGGTCTTTTGAAGAAAAGAAAATATGTTAA
- a CDS encoding glycosyltransferase — protein sequence MNIKIIPDQTGFRYSVNEVEGSLFSFDYFAICTGGKQIFGTVEGASAAEWVSVPISEPIMHIGITCLRVSTAGTLQSAVQPTANSPDKKAESYSGTSYPQYFLELIERIGPEKIFLSDNYILISEDDINESPEDWLHGLSWHKIKNDTALRYEWQFHAIPDTFGIIIYCNYSLPEISVIIPFHHNICDLQRAVNSVLQQTFQSFEIILVNDFSSDKDIFLIQELLHSPKVKLIDNLSNLGQSISLNIGLLHAKGKYVVQLDADDWLTADALEFIENLTKEQNYAAISGNPYVVTNNNTQIWDGHAVEQSTDYFTYKGINAPRIYKTTILKEMGGWSVNDSYNGRYYEDRLMLSRIAEKHKIGYFDKSIYYVSVHSESLSRKRPLETASAKLSILVNEVNKRNLQLRHTLKGHNMLSAEIMSKTFGINAYTWSIIIPFSRNAAHLHLSLKSWNEAIGDGHTNVRLIVVNDNIKIDLSFIEKQFHFVTVIKTEGNKGPAHARNLGVEFSNSDYIYFSDEDHIVPPDILYRHEELHVENNHKTIVIGNVWGRRVVYNLDPEIETITKHKLLKNFWFRKEFESITNALATGEDYKLFETENNIYRTCFDYSFSDQWQREWGEVFSKHGFGLEEWEHSWLKCGTGSASILRENFNSIGGFNETLQSMEDWEFGIRAGLMNYKIVMAPFSEPFHIIHPKKAEERKDHNKTAIASIKSKFPGIIERAVNSGMLENIVGMIFSEETHQVHHRVSPEKKNKVCLTFDDGPHEYSTNLLLDRLQHLNLKGTFFVQGDRSLFSKPVLDRIINEGHELGIHNWHHRSHENSCSEEMIRDINKTRALLKQLTGKSIGLFRPPYGRISNSLTQKLNDEGYKIIGWHNNSMDWARGVTDIQIISNLAAEGIMNKILLFHDGTGEPESQFKALQWLEQLCTKNELESITVSEYLKYNSIDQVLSGLKYIDRI from the coding sequence TTGAATATTAAGATCATTCCTGATCAGACAGGATTCAGATATTCAGTTAATGAGGTAGAAGGATCTCTGTTTTCATTTGATTATTTTGCAATTTGCACCGGGGGCAAACAAATTTTCGGTACTGTAGAAGGAGCGTCGGCAGCAGAATGGGTCTCAGTTCCAATTAGCGAACCCATTATGCATATTGGTATTACATGTCTGAGAGTTTCTACTGCCGGCACTCTGCAATCTGCAGTTCAACCGACCGCTAATTCACCGGATAAAAAAGCTGAATCGTATTCTGGTACTTCTTATCCTCAATATTTTCTCGAACTAATAGAACGTATAGGGCCCGAGAAAATATTCCTTTCGGATAATTATATTCTGATATCAGAAGATGACATCAATGAAAGCCCTGAAGACTGGTTACATGGACTCTCCTGGCATAAAATAAAGAATGATACTGCATTAAGATATGAATGGCAATTTCATGCTATTCCTGATACATTTGGAATTATTATTTACTGTAATTATAGCCTTCCTGAAATTTCCGTTATTATTCCATTTCACCACAATATATGTGATCTCCAAAGAGCAGTAAATAGCGTCCTCCAACAAACATTTCAATCCTTCGAAATCATACTCGTTAATGATTTTTCCAGTGATAAAGACATCTTTCTGATTCAGGAACTTCTTCATTCCCCTAAAGTAAAACTTATAGATAACCTGAGTAATCTCGGACAGTCTATTTCACTCAATATAGGATTATTACATGCAAAAGGTAAATACGTTGTTCAGCTGGATGCTGATGACTGGCTCACTGCAGATGCTTTGGAATTTATTGAGAATCTGACTAAAGAACAGAATTATGCAGCAATATCAGGAAACCCTTATGTTGTTACGAACAATAATACACAAATATGGGATGGGCATGCTGTTGAACAATCTACTGATTATTTCACTTACAAAGGTATAAATGCTCCCCGTATATATAAAACAACCATCCTGAAAGAAATGGGCGGGTGGTCTGTAAATGACTCGTATAACGGAAGATATTATGAAGACCGGCTTATGTTAAGCCGGATTGCAGAAAAACACAAGATAGGCTATTTCGACAAATCCATTTATTATGTATCTGTTCACAGTGAATCCTTAAGCAGAAAAAGGCCACTGGAAACAGCATCTGCTAAATTATCAATTTTAGTAAATGAAGTTAATAAGAGGAATTTACAGCTCAGACATACATTAAAGGGACACAATATGCTGAGTGCAGAAATAATGTCAAAGACATTTGGCATTAACGCTTATACCTGGAGTATCATTATACCTTTTTCCCGAAATGCAGCACATTTACACCTGTCACTAAAAAGCTGGAATGAAGCAATTGGAGACGGGCATACGAATGTCAGACTAATCGTTGTTAATGACAATATTAAAATAGATCTGTCTTTCATTGAAAAGCAATTCCATTTTGTAACAGTTATCAAAACTGAAGGCAATAAAGGTCCTGCTCATGCCAGAAATCTTGGAGTTGAATTCAGTAACAGCGATTATATTTACTTTTCTGATGAAGACCATATCGTACCTCCGGATATTCTTTACAGACACGAAGAACTTCATGTGGAGAATAATCATAAGACAATTGTAATTGGTAATGTCTGGGGAAGAAGGGTCGTGTATAATCTTGATCCGGAGATTGAAACAATTACTAAACACAAATTATTAAAAAACTTCTGGTTTAGAAAAGAGTTTGAAAGTATTACAAACGCACTTGCAACAGGTGAAGATTATAAATTATTTGAAACTGAAAACAATATTTATCGTACCTGTTTTGATTATAGTTTTTCAGATCAGTGGCAGAGGGAATGGGGTGAAGTATTTAGTAAACATGGCTTCGGTCTTGAGGAATGGGAACATTCCTGGCTAAAATGCGGAACAGGCAGTGCTTCCATTTTACGGGAGAATTTTAATTCAATCGGCGGTTTTAATGAAACATTACAGTCTATGGAAGATTGGGAATTCGGCATCCGTGCAGGATTAATGAATTATAAAATTGTAATGGCACCATTCTCTGAGCCCTTTCATATTATACATCCAAAAAAAGCAGAAGAACGAAAAGATCATAATAAAACAGCGATTGCCTCCATTAAATCAAAATTTCCGGGCATAATAGAACGTGCTGTGAACTCTGGCATGTTAGAAAACATTGTTGGTATGATTTTTAGCGAAGAAACTCACCAGGTTCATCATAGAGTATCACCAGAGAAAAAAAACAAAGTCTGTCTGACATTTGATGACGGCCCTCACGAATACAGTACAAATCTTCTTCTTGACAGGCTTCAGCATTTAAACCTTAAAGGTACATTCTTCGTTCAGGGTGACAGAAGCCTTTTTTCCAAGCCTGTCCTGGACAGAATAATCAATGAAGGCCATGAATTGGGAATTCATAACTGGCATCATCGTTCCCATGAAAACTCCTGTAGTGAGGAAATGATTCGGGATATCAATAAAACCAGAGCACTTTTAAAACAACTTACAGGAAAAAGTATCGGATTATTCCGTCCTCCATATGGCAGGATCTCTAATTCTTTAACTCAAAAATTAAATGATGAGGGCTATAAAATCATAGGGTGGCATAATAATTCTATGGACTGGGCCCGTGGAGTAACAGATATACAAATAATCAGCAATCTCGCTGCAGAAGGTATCATGAATAAAATTTTGCTTTTTCATGATGGTACCGGCGAACCTGAAAGCCAGTTTAAGGCACTGCAATGGCTCGAACAACTCTGTACAAAAAATGAACTGGAGAGTATTACAGTGAGTGAATATCTTAAATATAACAGCATTGATCAGGTTCTTTCAGGATTAAAATATATAGATCGCATATAA
- a CDS encoding alpha-hydroxy acid oxidase, producing MSEKKYYNWQEVLHDAKLRLPGFVFDFIHGGAGEEQLLTHSRRVLDQLSLLPLVLRDTSVQSTTQTLFGTNYTLPIAIAPTGLNALICPGGDQLLAKAAKTIGIPFILSTAANCSISDIKTATNQPPWFQLYVVNRDSAAYLVNLAQSMECEVLVVTADVPVGGQRLRDIKNGFTLPFRLSPRILFDCMKNFSWSRSQFLARKKLSFPLMESGPLYKSADTSLFSRNFDPSISWEDISQLRRLWKGKLVIKGILHPQDALRAVDMGIDGIIVSNHGGRQLDIAPTSIEMLPYIVNAVKDKITILVDGGIRSGEDILKALALGADTVLIGRLALYGLAAEGESGVVKVLRMVQEQLLRNMSLLGCTNLEQLRNTDVVNKQVFIEKKKII from the coding sequence ATGAGCGAAAAAAAGTATTATAACTGGCAAGAAGTACTACATGATGCAAAACTCAGATTGCCTGGCTTCGTTTTCGATTTTATTCATGGAGGAGCAGGCGAAGAGCAATTATTGACACACAGCCGACGGGTTTTAGATCAGTTATCATTATTACCTCTAGTATTACGTGATACATCCGTACAGTCAACAACTCAGACATTATTTGGCACAAATTACACGCTCCCCATCGCCATTGCTCCAACAGGACTGAATGCGTTGATATGCCCTGGTGGTGACCAGTTGTTAGCAAAAGCAGCAAAAACAATAGGTATTCCATTTATATTGTCGACCGCAGCAAATTGTAGTATCTCAGACATAAAAACAGCAACCAATCAGCCCCCCTGGTTCCAGCTCTATGTAGTTAACCGTGATTCTGCTGCCTATCTGGTTAATTTAGCCCAATCAATGGAATGTGAAGTATTGGTTGTAACTGCTGATGTTCCCGTTGGTGGTCAGCGTTTGCGGGACATCAAAAATGGATTTACATTACCTTTCAGATTGAGTCCACGTATTCTATTCGATTGTATGAAGAATTTTTCCTGGAGCAGATCTCAATTTCTTGCCAGGAAAAAGCTTAGTTTTCCATTAATGGAATCGGGGCCCCTGTATAAGTCAGCAGATACAAGCTTATTCTCCCGCAATTTTGATCCTAGTATTTCCTGGGAGGACATCAGTCAACTCCGAAGGTTATGGAAAGGTAAACTGGTTATTAAGGGTATTTTACACCCCCAGGATGCACTCAGAGCCGTTGACATGGGTATAGATGGGATTATTGTATCTAATCATGGCGGAAGACAACTGGATATTGCTCCAACTTCAATTGAAATGTTGCCCTATATCGTAAACGCTGTTAAAGACAAAATAACCATATTAGTTGACGGAGGAATTCGCTCGGGTGAAGATATCTTAAAAGCCCTTGCGCTCGGTGCAGATACAGTACTCATTGGTCGGCTGGCTTTATATGGACTGGCAGCAGAAGGAGAATCAGGAGTTGTCAAAGTACTTAGAATGGTTCAGGAACAACTATTAAGAAATATGTCTCTTTTGGGCTGTACGAATCTGGAACAGCTTAGAAATACCGATGTGGTGAATAAACAGGTATTCATAGAAAAAAAGAAAATTATTTAA
- a CDS encoding glycosyltransferase, with protein sequence MKTCFLKFAFFVDNHISHFHALKGVAGRLIKAGHEVHFFCPEDLSGKITEEGFFCTGVNFLNGDLQIQRKGWNLYTAAAVKKSVNDKAAYIYTLGQKIMADYHPDLIVFDPFLLHYWPAFKLEGVDAVSVSTKPLFTKDRLVPPYTSPLIPEDTITGRFLVQLEWCKNHIKYLRYRLRCVINELIYGESHRSLMHAIAKHSGYNLSEDWFTRPLFYDMRLKSVPELVLHAAEMDFPRSGSLASAGSFIGPCTDLPPFIMPDHLPAGDGPLIWINLGTVAKQRKGLTLHYYRALIEAVYEISGCRAVIATADKSITRELSVYSDKYSDRILVKTWTVRASYLHIADLVVTHGGSNSVKEAVLAGKPMLAIPHSADQPGMAARIVFHGLGKICLQPNKKNLKKVLLELLENDCYKKSVSEMRSTFLRYDDEDICVKVLENAAKGIVPSF encoded by the coding sequence ATGAAAACTTGTTTTTTAAAATTCGCATTCTTTGTTGATAATCATATTAGTCATTTTCATGCACTAAAGGGTGTTGCCGGCAGATTAATCAAAGCAGGTCATGAAGTGCATTTTTTTTGTCCTGAAGACCTTTCTGGAAAGATTACTGAAGAAGGTTTTTTTTGTACGGGCGTTAATTTTCTTAATGGCGATTTGCAGATACAGAGAAAAGGATGGAACCTTTATACTGCTGCCGCCGTTAAAAAATCCGTAAATGACAAAGCAGCATATATATATACATTAGGGCAGAAGATTATGGCTGATTATCATCCGGATCTTATTGTTTTTGATCCTTTTCTTCTGCATTACTGGCCTGCATTTAAATTGGAAGGTGTTGATGCAGTATCGGTAAGTACGAAACCTTTATTTACGAAAGATAGGTTAGTTCCGCCATATACAAGTCCGCTGATACCTGAAGATACTATAACTGGTCGTTTTCTTGTGCAGCTGGAATGGTGTAAAAATCACATTAAATATTTAAGATACAGATTACGCTGTGTAATAAATGAATTGATATACGGGGAATCTCATCGCAGCCTGATGCATGCTATAGCTAAACACTCCGGCTATAATCTATCGGAAGACTGGTTTACACGACCATTATTCTATGATATGCGTCTTAAATCGGTTCCTGAGCTTGTATTACATGCTGCTGAAATGGATTTTCCCCGTTCTGGCTCCCTCGCTTCGGCCGGATCATTTATTGGTCCATGTACTGACCTCCCGCCTTTTATAATGCCAGACCATCTTCCGGCAGGAGATGGTCCGTTGATATGGATAAACCTCGGCACTGTGGCAAAACAACGTAAAGGTCTCACCTTACATTATTACAGGGCCCTGATAGAGGCAGTATATGAGATTTCAGGTTGTCGCGCAGTTATTGCTACAGCAGACAAATCGATTACCCGGGAATTGAGTGTATATTCAGATAAATATAGTGATCGCATTCTGGTGAAAACCTGGACAGTGCGGGCCAGTTATCTTCACATTGCAGATCTGGTTGTGACACATGGTGGGAGTAATTCTGTTAAGGAAGCAGTTCTTGCCGGAAAACCAATGCTCGCAATTCCGCATAGTGCAGATCAACCTGGAATGGCAGCAAGGATTGTCTTTCATGGTTTGGGTAAAATATGTTTGCAGCCCAATAAAAAGAATCTGAAAAAAGTATTGCTGGAACTACTTGAAAATGATTGCTACAAAAAAAGTGTATCAGAGATGAGAAGCACCTTTCTCCGTTATGATGACGAAGATATCTGTGTGAAAGTACTTGAAAATGCGGCAAAAGGTATAGTCCCATCTTTTTAG